From one Synergistota bacterium genomic stretch:
- the larB gene encoding nickel pincer cofactor biosynthesis protein LarB, which yields MLREEHLRKLLRLFKESKIDEDAFIKELKDLPYIDLGFAKLDSHRSLRRGIEEVIFCRGKTKEQIRGIARALREREGDIVFTHVSEEIFDVIKEELPEIEYRESAGMAVLERVKKKRRKGISVVTAGTSDIKVAEEASVIAEVLGNQVERIYDVGIAGIHRIFPYLGVLRSSNVIVVVAGMEGALPSVIAGLVSCPVIAVPTSVGYGANFNGISALLTMLNTCVPGIAVVNIDNGFGAGVLAHMINALAYRNSASA from the coding sequence TTGCTAAGGGAGGAACATCTTAGGAAGCTTCTTCGACTATTTAAGGAGTCCAAGATAGATGAAGATGCTTTTATAAAGGAACTCAAGGATCTTCCTTACATCGATCTTGGTTTTGCTAAGCTCGATTCGCATCGCTCTTTAAGAAGGGGCATAGAGGAAGTGATTTTTTGTAGAGGAAAAACTAAAGAGCAGATTCGGGGAATAGCAAGAGCGCTAAGAGAAAGAGAAGGTGATATAGTTTTCACTCATGTAAGTGAGGAGATTTTTGATGTTATAAAGGAAGAGCTTCCAGAGATAGAGTATCGTGAGTCTGCGGGAATGGCAGTTTTAGAGAGAGTTAAGAAGAAAAGGAGAAAAGGAATTTCAGTGGTAACTGCGGGAACCTCTGATATAAAGGTTGCTGAGGAAGCTTCTGTTATAGCTGAGGTTCTTGGAAATCAAGTTGAGAGGATATATGATGTCGGAATTGCTGGTATTCATAGAATCTTCCCTTATCTTGGAGTTTTAAGATCTTCTAACGTTATAGTGGTAGTTGCAGGCATGGAGGGGGCTCTTCCAAGTGTTATAGCTGGCTTGGTATCATGCCCGGTTATTGCGGTTCCAACAAGCGTTGGATATGGAGCTAACTTTAATGGAATTTCTGCTCTTTTAACCATGCTTAATACCTGCGTTCCTGGAATAGCTGTGGTGAACATAGATAACGGATTTGGGGCAGGTGTACTC
- a CDS encoding DUF111 family protein — translation MVNLDDINLELLPVYMDGILKRGAKSVYAINGLTKKGRLGVLLLVDTEESEKDRVVDFIFKEMGTIGVRFLKEEHISLPYFYEIVSIELEGATFKVRIKRMKEDNSWAKVEFEDLRKIWREEGIPIAPLKSLLESLAFMEESEIRVRLAGRKLCLKKEGTSLC, via the coding sequence ATGGTTAACCTGGATGATATAAATCTTGAGCTTTTGCCTGTTTATATGGATGGCATTCTTAAAAGAGGAGCCAAGAGCGTTTATGCAATTAATGGTTTGACGAAGAAGGGAAGACTTGGGGTATTGCTTCTGGTTGATACTGAAGAGAGCGAAAAAGACAGGGTTGTAGATTTTATATTTAAAGAAATGGGAACTATAGGAGTAAGGTTTCTTAAGGAAGAGCATATATCTCTTCCTTACTTTTATGAGATTGTATCGATAGAGCTTGAAGGTGCTACCTTTAAGGTTAGGATAAAGAGGATGAAAGAGGATAATTCTTGGGCTAAAGTTGAGTTTGAGGATTTGAGAAAAATTTGGAGGGAGGAAGGAATTCCTATAGCTCCCCTTAAAAGTCTTTTAGAAAGCCTCGCTTTCATGGAGGAGAGTGAAATCAGAGTCAGGCTTGCAGGTAGAAAACTGTGTCTCAAAAAGGAGGGAACATCGCTTTGCTAA